Proteins encoded within one genomic window of Ranitomeya variabilis isolate aRanVar5 chromosome 4, aRanVar5.hap1, whole genome shotgun sequence:
- the LOC143767152 gene encoding uncharacterized protein LOC143767152 isoform X2: MSAKVKMEKDGDEMKETLLSLTLRMIYLLTGGEYVIEKKSLGDHLPHSRRKDKNNYQEILDLTNMIVHLLTGEEEWEYLERHQDLYQDVMAETLCLPTTMGHKNVEDFPEEHVISDSSTDCSNLHSPADLSICASKPNILLNNVHEEIILCDENEDISGTAIYKPTDHMQQYSYCTLNIDVLGCEEEEIIDADIYIPVDQTTQSASTSIARKSVSTEGQNHRVIDIITIPDNSPTHSDIAVDCDWSDNAKVKYQVVLENPPNSGKILHQASSVQTPHDKDDKKNNGTQCDKPSTKIPNHLVDHPDSPSFICCECGKCLSSQSDLDTHQRSHIKESKCSGLNGRKSISRKPIPKPHLSGNEEFKCRICGLCFSNTTELVAHHQIHIKKPYSCSICGRGFYSHSGLVTHQKTHAFQRLYDCPTCGKTFISNAHLMLHQKVHADAGDTSETGLDAGDSSGGDSNLTDYKHFGSQDKLFSCSICGECFYSSEHFLQHQKSHFKSNPLMCPDCGKLFMRKSGLSKHQRIVHRGDVALTCSACGKGFACKSELSRHMTVHSGQKPYTCTECGKCFSFKSALVRHQRIHTGDRLQYCPECGKGFSCNSELLRHQSVHQSLYLTSMVLPMVRPVGDHTTGSISGEA, translated from the exons ATGTCTGCCAAGGTTAAGATGGAGAAAGACGGAGATGAAATGAAGGAGACTTTATTAAGTCTGACCTTGAGGATGATCTACTTGTTAACTGGAGGG GAATATGTTATTGAGAAGAAGAGTTTGGGGGATCATTTACCTCATTCTAGAAGAAAGGACAAAAACAACTATCAGGAAATCTTGGACCTGACCAACATGATTGTTCatttgctgactggagag gaagagtgggagtatttagaaagaCACCAAGATCTGTACCAAGATGTAATGGCAGAGACCCTCTGCCTCCCCACTACAATGG GTCACAAAAATGTTGAGGACTTCCCAGAAGAACATGTTATCTCTGATTCCTCCACAGATTGTTCTAATCTTCATTCACCTGCTGACCTCTCAATATGTGCTTCAAAACCAAATATTTTGTTAAATAATGTACATGAAGAAATCATTTTGTGCGACGAAAATGAAGACATATCGGGCACAGCGATTTACAAACCCACAGATCATATGCAACAATATTCATACTGTACTCTTAACATAGACGTTTTGGGGTGTGAAGAAGAGGAAATCATAGATGCTGACATTTATATACCAGTTGATCAAACCACACAATCTGCATCTACGTCTATAGCTAGAAAATCAGTATCAACCGAAGGGCAGAATCATCGCGTTATTGATATTATTACCATCCCAGATAACTCCCCAACCCATTCTGATATCGCTGTAGATTGTGATTGGTCTGATAATGCAAAAGTAAAGTATCAAGTTGTCTTGGAGAATCCCCCAAATTCTGGTAAAATCTTGCATCAAGCTTCTAGCGTCCAAACTCCACATGATAAAGATGATAAAAAGAACAACGGCACACAATGTGACAAACCTTCTACAAAAATCCCTAACCATTTAGTAGATCATCCAGACTCTCCATCTTTTATCTGCTGCGAATGTGGGAAGTGTCTTTCATCTCAGTCAGATTTGGACACCCATCAACGGAGTCACATTAAAGAAAGCAAGTGTTCAGGACTAAACGGGAGGAAATCCATTAGTCGTAAGCCCATTCCAAAACCACATCTTAGTGGGAATGAAGAATTTAAATGTCGGATCTGTGGATTATGTTTCAGTAATACAACTGAACTTGTCGCTCACCATCAAATTCATATCAAGAAACCATAttcctgttcaatatgtggccgagGATTTTACAGCCATTCTGGACTAGTCACCCATCAGAAGACACATGCATTCCAGAGGCTTTATGACTGCCCCACATGTGGTAAAACTTTTATTTCAAATGCTCACCTCATGTTACACCAAAAGGTACATGCCGACGCTGGTGACACTTCAGAAACTGGGCTTGATGCTGGAGATAGTTCAGGAGGAGACTCCAACCTGACTGACTACAAGCATTTCGGAAGCCAAGATAAATTATTCTCTTGTTCTATATGTGGCGAATGCTTCTATAGCAGTGAACATTTTCTACAGCATCAGAAAAGCCACTTCAAGAGCAATCCTCTCATGTGCCCTGATTGCGGCAAGCTTTTTATGAGAAAGTCAGGGCTTTCTAAGCATCAGAGGATTGTCCACCGAGGAGACGTAGCATTGACGTGTTCTGCATGCGGGAAAGGCTTTGCTTGCAAATCTGAGCTTTCTAGGCATATGACTGTTCACTCAGGACAGAAACCGTACACATGTACTGAGTGTGGAAAATGCTTCTCCTTTAAATCTGCTCTCGTGAGACATCAAAGGATTCACACTGGAGATAGACTGCAATATTGCCCCGAGTGTGGAAAGGGATTTTCATGCAACTCCGAGCTTCTTCGGCATCAATCTGTTCATCA GAGTCTATATCTGACTTCCATGGTTCTGCCTATGGTTAGACCAGTTGGTGATCACACTACAGGGAGCATCTCAGGAGAGGCCTAA
- the LOC143767152 gene encoding uncharacterized protein LOC143767152 isoform X1, translating to MSAKVKMEKDGDEMKETLLSLTLRMIYLLTGGEYVIEKKSLGDHLPHSRRKDKNNYQEILDLTNMIVHLLTGEVPLRCHDVALYFSKEEWEYLERHQDLYQDVMAETLCLPTTMGHKNVEDFPEEHVISDSSTDCSNLHSPADLSICASKPNILLNNVHEEIILCDENEDISGTAIYKPTDHMQQYSYCTLNIDVLGCEEEEIIDADIYIPVDQTTQSASTSIARKSVSTEGQNHRVIDIITIPDNSPTHSDIAVDCDWSDNAKVKYQVVLENPPNSGKILHQASSVQTPHDKDDKKNNGTQCDKPSTKIPNHLVDHPDSPSFICCECGKCLSSQSDLDTHQRSHIKESKCSGLNGRKSISRKPIPKPHLSGNEEFKCRICGLCFSNTTELVAHHQIHIKKPYSCSICGRGFYSHSGLVTHQKTHAFQRLYDCPTCGKTFISNAHLMLHQKVHADAGDTSETGLDAGDSSGGDSNLTDYKHFGSQDKLFSCSICGECFYSSEHFLQHQKSHFKSNPLMCPDCGKLFMRKSGLSKHQRIVHRGDVALTCSACGKGFACKSELSRHMTVHSGQKPYTCTECGKCFSFKSALVRHQRIHTGDRLQYCPECGKGFSCNSELLRHQSVHQSLYLTSMVLPMVRPVGDHTTGSISGEA from the exons ATGTCTGCCAAGGTTAAGATGGAGAAAGACGGAGATGAAATGAAGGAGACTTTATTAAGTCTGACCTTGAGGATGATCTACTTGTTAACTGGAGGG GAATATGTTATTGAGAAGAAGAGTTTGGGGGATCATTTACCTCATTCTAGAAGAAAGGACAAAAACAACTATCAGGAAATCTTGGACCTGACCAACATGATTGTTCatttgctgactggagag GTTCCTCTAAGATGTCATGATGTTGCTTTGTATTTCTCCAAGgaagagtgggagtatttagaaagaCACCAAGATCTGTACCAAGATGTAATGGCAGAGACCCTCTGCCTCCCCACTACAATGG GTCACAAAAATGTTGAGGACTTCCCAGAAGAACATGTTATCTCTGATTCCTCCACAGATTGTTCTAATCTTCATTCACCTGCTGACCTCTCAATATGTGCTTCAAAACCAAATATTTTGTTAAATAATGTACATGAAGAAATCATTTTGTGCGACGAAAATGAAGACATATCGGGCACAGCGATTTACAAACCCACAGATCATATGCAACAATATTCATACTGTACTCTTAACATAGACGTTTTGGGGTGTGAAGAAGAGGAAATCATAGATGCTGACATTTATATACCAGTTGATCAAACCACACAATCTGCATCTACGTCTATAGCTAGAAAATCAGTATCAACCGAAGGGCAGAATCATCGCGTTATTGATATTATTACCATCCCAGATAACTCCCCAACCCATTCTGATATCGCTGTAGATTGTGATTGGTCTGATAATGCAAAAGTAAAGTATCAAGTTGTCTTGGAGAATCCCCCAAATTCTGGTAAAATCTTGCATCAAGCTTCTAGCGTCCAAACTCCACATGATAAAGATGATAAAAAGAACAACGGCACACAATGTGACAAACCTTCTACAAAAATCCCTAACCATTTAGTAGATCATCCAGACTCTCCATCTTTTATCTGCTGCGAATGTGGGAAGTGTCTTTCATCTCAGTCAGATTTGGACACCCATCAACGGAGTCACATTAAAGAAAGCAAGTGTTCAGGACTAAACGGGAGGAAATCCATTAGTCGTAAGCCCATTCCAAAACCACATCTTAGTGGGAATGAAGAATTTAAATGTCGGATCTGTGGATTATGTTTCAGTAATACAACTGAACTTGTCGCTCACCATCAAATTCATATCAAGAAACCATAttcctgttcaatatgtggccgagGATTTTACAGCCATTCTGGACTAGTCACCCATCAGAAGACACATGCATTCCAGAGGCTTTATGACTGCCCCACATGTGGTAAAACTTTTATTTCAAATGCTCACCTCATGTTACACCAAAAGGTACATGCCGACGCTGGTGACACTTCAGAAACTGGGCTTGATGCTGGAGATAGTTCAGGAGGAGACTCCAACCTGACTGACTACAAGCATTTCGGAAGCCAAGATAAATTATTCTCTTGTTCTATATGTGGCGAATGCTTCTATAGCAGTGAACATTTTCTACAGCATCAGAAAAGCCACTTCAAGAGCAATCCTCTCATGTGCCCTGATTGCGGCAAGCTTTTTATGAGAAAGTCAGGGCTTTCTAAGCATCAGAGGATTGTCCACCGAGGAGACGTAGCATTGACGTGTTCTGCATGCGGGAAAGGCTTTGCTTGCAAATCTGAGCTTTCTAGGCATATGACTGTTCACTCAGGACAGAAACCGTACACATGTACTGAGTGTGGAAAATGCTTCTCCTTTAAATCTGCTCTCGTGAGACATCAAAGGATTCACACTGGAGATAGACTGCAATATTGCCCCGAGTGTGGAAAGGGATTTTCATGCAACTCCGAGCTTCTTCGGCATCAATCTGTTCATCA GAGTCTATATCTGACTTCCATGGTTCTGCCTATGGTTAGACCAGTTGGTGATCACACTACAGGGAGCATCTCAGGAGAGGCCTAA
- the LOC143767152 gene encoding uncharacterized protein LOC143767152 isoform X3, protein MAETLCLPTTMGHKNVEDFPEEHVISDSSTDCSNLHSPADLSICASKPNILLNNVHEEIILCDENEDISGTAIYKPTDHMQQYSYCTLNIDVLGCEEEEIIDADIYIPVDQTTQSASTSIARKSVSTEGQNHRVIDIITIPDNSPTHSDIAVDCDWSDNAKVKYQVVLENPPNSGKILHQASSVQTPHDKDDKKNNGTQCDKPSTKIPNHLVDHPDSPSFICCECGKCLSSQSDLDTHQRSHIKESKCSGLNGRKSISRKPIPKPHLSGNEEFKCRICGLCFSNTTELVAHHQIHIKKPYSCSICGRGFYSHSGLVTHQKTHAFQRLYDCPTCGKTFISNAHLMLHQKVHADAGDTSETGLDAGDSSGGDSNLTDYKHFGSQDKLFSCSICGECFYSSEHFLQHQKSHFKSNPLMCPDCGKLFMRKSGLSKHQRIVHRGDVALTCSACGKGFACKSELSRHMTVHSGQKPYTCTECGKCFSFKSALVRHQRIHTGDRLQYCPECGKGFSCNSELLRHQSVHQSLYLTSMVLPMVRPVGDHTTGSISGEA, encoded by the exons ATGGCAGAGACCCTCTGCCTCCCCACTACAATGG GTCACAAAAATGTTGAGGACTTCCCAGAAGAACATGTTATCTCTGATTCCTCCACAGATTGTTCTAATCTTCATTCACCTGCTGACCTCTCAATATGTGCTTCAAAACCAAATATTTTGTTAAATAATGTACATGAAGAAATCATTTTGTGCGACGAAAATGAAGACATATCGGGCACAGCGATTTACAAACCCACAGATCATATGCAACAATATTCATACTGTACTCTTAACATAGACGTTTTGGGGTGTGAAGAAGAGGAAATCATAGATGCTGACATTTATATACCAGTTGATCAAACCACACAATCTGCATCTACGTCTATAGCTAGAAAATCAGTATCAACCGAAGGGCAGAATCATCGCGTTATTGATATTATTACCATCCCAGATAACTCCCCAACCCATTCTGATATCGCTGTAGATTGTGATTGGTCTGATAATGCAAAAGTAAAGTATCAAGTTGTCTTGGAGAATCCCCCAAATTCTGGTAAAATCTTGCATCAAGCTTCTAGCGTCCAAACTCCACATGATAAAGATGATAAAAAGAACAACGGCACACAATGTGACAAACCTTCTACAAAAATCCCTAACCATTTAGTAGATCATCCAGACTCTCCATCTTTTATCTGCTGCGAATGTGGGAAGTGTCTTTCATCTCAGTCAGATTTGGACACCCATCAACGGAGTCACATTAAAGAAAGCAAGTGTTCAGGACTAAACGGGAGGAAATCCATTAGTCGTAAGCCCATTCCAAAACCACATCTTAGTGGGAATGAAGAATTTAAATGTCGGATCTGTGGATTATGTTTCAGTAATACAACTGAACTTGTCGCTCACCATCAAATTCATATCAAGAAACCATAttcctgttcaatatgtggccgagGATTTTACAGCCATTCTGGACTAGTCACCCATCAGAAGACACATGCATTCCAGAGGCTTTATGACTGCCCCACATGTGGTAAAACTTTTATTTCAAATGCTCACCTCATGTTACACCAAAAGGTACATGCCGACGCTGGTGACACTTCAGAAACTGGGCTTGATGCTGGAGATAGTTCAGGAGGAGACTCCAACCTGACTGACTACAAGCATTTCGGAAGCCAAGATAAATTATTCTCTTGTTCTATATGTGGCGAATGCTTCTATAGCAGTGAACATTTTCTACAGCATCAGAAAAGCCACTTCAAGAGCAATCCTCTCATGTGCCCTGATTGCGGCAAGCTTTTTATGAGAAAGTCAGGGCTTTCTAAGCATCAGAGGATTGTCCACCGAGGAGACGTAGCATTGACGTGTTCTGCATGCGGGAAAGGCTTTGCTTGCAAATCTGAGCTTTCTAGGCATATGACTGTTCACTCAGGACAGAAACCGTACACATGTACTGAGTGTGGAAAATGCTTCTCCTTTAAATCTGCTCTCGTGAGACATCAAAGGATTCACACTGGAGATAGACTGCAATATTGCCCCGAGTGTGGAAAGGGATTTTCATGCAACTCCGAGCTTCTTCGGCATCAATCTGTTCATCA GAGTCTATATCTGACTTCCATGGTTCTGCCTATGGTTAGACCAGTTGGTGATCACACTACAGGGAGCATCTCAGGAGAGGCCTAA